One genomic segment of Helianthus annuus cultivar XRQ/B chromosome 14, HanXRQr2.0-SUNRISE, whole genome shotgun sequence includes these proteins:
- the LOC110908937 gene encoding uncharacterized protein LOC110908937 isoform X1, which translates to MPFTTLALDRLIEPKDSKPMAPGKSVSDSRMDIQINGSEKPPNIRNNTKNIDKRHHWNQISPALYTTPEPTPLPDVPSSFASSPYVVNHKRRGPRLSKAFSEDDAAIRQALADKTTNDRVRSLEAEDIESCRVVDGIDNANESVEDADSNIVVNGDLGDETISNNDVVAGQDNLDDFFDPQDSLSVSSSTDQGSSYGAVRSLNLNSSVSEFYDAWEELSSESGSQILSNDVEAELRDIRLSLLTEVDKRKQAEDCINDMKSQWRRVCQQLSLVGLNLPEDLVMLKDQSEDDLEKELSRQINVIRFVSNSIGRGVAKAEIEAEMEVQLESKNFEIARLLDRLRYYEAVNHEMSQRNQETIETVRRARQGRKRRQRWFWSSIVAAVTIGSAALAWSYLPSREGSSLTDPDPPPSDTCEGSSQ; encoded by the exons ATGCCTTTTACAACATTAGCTTTAGATAGGTTAATTGAACCGAAAGATTCGAAGCCGATGGCACCAGGCAAGAGTGTAAGTGATTCTAGGATGGACATTCAGATTAACGGTTCTGAAAAACCACCGAATATAAGAAATAATACGAAAAATATAGATAAAAGGCATCATTGGAACCAGATTTCACCTGCTCTGTATACTACCCCTGAACCGACCCCACTCCCAGATGTCCCATCATCATTTGCCTCATCGCCATATGTTGTTAATCACAAGCGACGGGGTCCACGTCTCTCCAAGGCTTTCTCCGAGGACGATGCGGCTATACGTCAAGCTTTAGCTGATAAAACAACCAATGACAGAGTGAGAAGTTTAGAAGCAGAAGATATTGAATCTTGTAGGGTTGTCGATGGCATAGATAATGCTAACGAGTCTGTTGAAGACGCCGATTCAAATATTGTGGTTAATGGGGATCTTGGGGATGAGACCATCAGTAACAACGATGTGGTAGCTGGACAGGATAATCTGGATGATTTTTTTGACCCGCAAGATTCATTAAGTGTTAGCAGCAGCACCGATCAGGGCAGCAGTTATGGAGCGGTTCGTTCTTTGAATCTCAACTCTTCGGTTTCTGAGTTTTATGATGCATGGGAAG AATTGTCATCTGAGAGTGGGTCCCAGATCCTTTCAAATGATGTCGAGGCTGAATTGCGCGACATACGACTGAGTTTATTGAcagaggtggataaaagaaagCAAGCAGAAGACTGCATAAACGACATGAAAAGCCAATGGAGGAGGGTTTGCCAACAGTTATCTCTTGTTggtctaaatcttccagaagatCTTGTCATGTTGAAGGACCAATCtgaagatgatcttgaaaaagaGTTATCTCGTCAGATTAATGTTATCCGCTTTGTGTCAAATTCTATAGGTAGGGGCGTTGCTAAGGCTGAGATTGAGGCGGAGATGGAAGTGCAGTTAGAGTCCAAGAACTTTGAGATTGCTAGGTTATTGGACAGGTTGCGGTATTACGAAGCCGTCAATCATGAGATGTCTCAAAGGAACCAAGAAACTATTG AAACAGTGAGACGTGCAAGGCAAGGAAGGAAAAGAAGACAAAGATGGTTTTGGAGTTCAATAGTTGCTGCAGTTACGATTGGAAGTGCTGCATTAGCATGGTCCTACCTTCCAAGCAGAGAAGGTTCATCTTTGACAGACCCGGACCCTCCTCCGTCGGATACTTGTGAAGGCAGCAGCCAATGA
- the LOC110908936 gene encoding GTPase ERA-like, chloroplastic, translating into MELARQTISPTLLPLSIHRSPLSFPSNLRPQFHFHTLSVTSPIKQLQCSQTGTQFIQQEQDDIDDDFETSTFLSLSSKPDRNMAMLDDYEMEELGYSHDPNHRSGYVAVVGKPNVGKSTLSNQMIGQKLSIVTDKPQTTRHRILGICSAPEYQMILYDTPGVIEKKMHMLDSMMMKNVRSAAINADCVLVVVDACKTPQNIDEMLQEGVGELKNNVPVLLVLNKKDLIKPGEMAKKLEWYEKFTDVDDVIPVSAKYGHGVDDVKDWILSKLPLGPAFYPKDITSEHPERFFIAEIVREKIFMQFRNEVPYACQVNVINYQTRPNAKDFIQVEIVVEKNTQKIILIGKDGKALKLLATASRLDIEDFLQKKVFLEVEVKVKENWRQDEGLLRYYGYGGKIKAL; encoded by the exons ATGGAGCTTGCCCGTCAAACAATATCCCCAACCCTTCTCCCCTTGTCAATCCACCGTTCTCCTCTCTCCTTCCCCTCCAATCTCCGCCCTCAATTTCACTTCCACACACTCTCCGTTACATCCCCCATCAAGCAGTTACAGTGCTCTCAAACCGGAACCCAGTTTATACAACAAGAACAAGATGATATTGATGATGATTTCGAAACGTCGACGTTTTTGTCTTTGAGCTCGAAGCCAGACAGGAACATGGCGATGTTAGACGATTATGAGATGGAGGAGCTTGGTTATTCTCATGACCCAAATCATCGCAGTG GATATGTAGCTGTTGTAGGCAAGccaaatgttggaaaaagtacACTTTCAAATCAAATGATCGGGCAAAAGCTTTCAATCGTAACAGATAAGCCTCAAACAACAAGACATCGTATTCTTGGTATATGTTCTGCCCCAGAGTATCAG ATGATACTATATGATACACCTGGTGTTATCGAAAAGAAAATGCACATGTTAGACTCAATGATGATGAAGAATGTCCGAAGTGCCGCCATTAACGCGGACTGTGTATTAGTGGTTGTCGATGCGTGCAAGACACCCCAAAAT ATTGACGAAATGCTGCAAGAAGGTGTAGGTGAGCTAAAAAATAACGTGCCTGTGTTGCTGGTTTTGAATAAGAAAGATCTCATTAAACCTGGTGAAATGGCAAAGAAACTCGAG TGGTATGAGAAATTTACAGATGTAGATGATGTCATACCCGTGAGTGCCAAGTATGGTCATGGAGTTGATGATGTAAAAGACTGGATCCTATCGAAACTTCCTCTTGGACCAGCATTTTATCCCAAG GATATAACTAGTGAGCATCCAGAAAGATTCTTCATAGCTGAAATTGTGAGAGAAAAAATCTTCATGCAGTTTCGTAATGAAGTTCCTTACGCGTGCCAG GTGAATGTTATAAATTACCAAACCAGACCTAATGCTAAAGACTTCATTCAAGTTGAGATAGTTGTTGAAAAGAACACACAGAAAATTATCCTCATCGGGAAG GATGGTAAAGCGCTAAAATTACTTGCCACGGCTTCAAGGCTCGATATTGAAGATTTCTTGCAGAAAAAGGTTTTCTTGGAG GTTGAAGTGAAGGTGAAAGAGAATTGGAGACAGGATGAAGGGCTATTGAGATACTATGGATATGGGGGCAAAATCAAAGCTTTGTGA
- the LOC110908937 gene encoding uncharacterized protein LOC110908937 isoform X2 codes for MPFTTLALDRLIEPKDSKPMAPGKSVSDSRMDIQINGSEKPPNIRNNTKNIDKRHHWNQISPALYTTPEPTPLPDVPSSFASSPYVVNHKRRGPRLSKAFSEDDAAIRQALADKTTNDRVRSLEAEDIESCRVVDGIDNANESVEDADSNIVVNGDLGDETISNNDVVAGQDNLDDFFDPQDSLSVSSSTDQGSSYGAVRSLNLNSSVSEFYDAWEELSSESGSQILSNDVEAELRDIRLSLLTEVDKRKQAEDCINDMKSQWRRVCQQLSLVGLNLPEDLVMLKDQSEDDLEKELSRQINVIRFVSNSIGRGVAKAEIEAEMEVQLESKNFEIARLLDRLRYYEAVNHEMSQRNQETIVRRARQGRKRRQRWFWSSIVAAVTIGSAALAWSYLPSREGSSLTDPDPPPSDTCEGSSQ; via the exons ATGCCTTTTACAACATTAGCTTTAGATAGGTTAATTGAACCGAAAGATTCGAAGCCGATGGCACCAGGCAAGAGTGTAAGTGATTCTAGGATGGACATTCAGATTAACGGTTCTGAAAAACCACCGAATATAAGAAATAATACGAAAAATATAGATAAAAGGCATCATTGGAACCAGATTTCACCTGCTCTGTATACTACCCCTGAACCGACCCCACTCCCAGATGTCCCATCATCATTTGCCTCATCGCCATATGTTGTTAATCACAAGCGACGGGGTCCACGTCTCTCCAAGGCTTTCTCCGAGGACGATGCGGCTATACGTCAAGCTTTAGCTGATAAAACAACCAATGACAGAGTGAGAAGTTTAGAAGCAGAAGATATTGAATCTTGTAGGGTTGTCGATGGCATAGATAATGCTAACGAGTCTGTTGAAGACGCCGATTCAAATATTGTGGTTAATGGGGATCTTGGGGATGAGACCATCAGTAACAACGATGTGGTAGCTGGACAGGATAATCTGGATGATTTTTTTGACCCGCAAGATTCATTAAGTGTTAGCAGCAGCACCGATCAGGGCAGCAGTTATGGAGCGGTTCGTTCTTTGAATCTCAACTCTTCGGTTTCTGAGTTTTATGATGCATGGGAAG AATTGTCATCTGAGAGTGGGTCCCAGATCCTTTCAAATGATGTCGAGGCTGAATTGCGCGACATACGACTGAGTTTATTGAcagaggtggataaaagaaagCAAGCAGAAGACTGCATAAACGACATGAAAAGCCAATGGAGGAGGGTTTGCCAACAGTTATCTCTTGTTggtctaaatcttccagaagatCTTGTCATGTTGAAGGACCAATCtgaagatgatcttgaaaaagaGTTATCTCGTCAGATTAATGTTATCCGCTTTGTGTCAAATTCTATAGGTAGGGGCGTTGCTAAGGCTGAGATTGAGGCGGAGATGGAAGTGCAGTTAGAGTCCAAGAACTTTGAGATTGCTAGGTTATTGGACAGGTTGCGGTATTACGAAGCCGTCAATCATGAGATGTCTCAAAGGAACCAAGAAACTATTG TGAGACGTGCAAGGCAAGGAAGGAAAAGAAGACAAAGATGGTTTTGGAGTTCAATAGTTGCTGCAGTTACGATTGGAAGTGCTGCATTAGCATGGTCCTACCTTCCAAGCAGAGAAGGTTCATCTTTGACAGACCCGGACCCTCCTCCGTCGGATACTTGTGAAGGCAGCAGCCAATGA